In the Flagellimonas sp. HMM57 genome, one interval contains:
- the arsC gene encoding arsenate reductase (glutaredoxin) (This arsenate reductase requires both glutathione and glutaredoxin to convert arsenate to arsenite, after which the efflux transporter formed by ArsA and ArsB can extrude the arsenite from the cell, providing resistance.) — MIKIYHNPRCRKSREGLEVLEKSGQEFEVVRYLENIPTKEELREVIACLGISPENLVRKNEAIWKEKYRNQLLTDEQVLDAMIAHPKLIERPIVMKGRNAVIGRPAENIKEIL; from the coding sequence ATGATAAAAATTTACCATAATCCAAGATGTAGAAAATCCAGGGAAGGACTAGAAGTTTTAGAAAAATCTGGTCAAGAGTTTGAAGTGGTACGATATTTGGAAAATATTCCTACGAAAGAGGAATTGCGAGAGGTCATTGCCTGTTTGGGAATTTCTCCTGAAAATCTGGTCCGAAAAAATGAAGCGATATGGAAAGAAAAGTACCGTAACCAGCTTTTAACGGACGAACAAGTATTGGATGCCATGATAGCACATCCAAAATTGATAGAACGGCCAATTGTAATGAAAGGCCGAAATGCCGTAATCGGCAGACCAGCCGAAAATATTAAAGAAATACTATAA
- a CDS encoding TonB-dependent receptor domain-containing protein, producing MKKLLLSFLLLNSIVLTAQNKGQGNRPSPIKITGKVIDRDTGQPLEYATLVLQRVRNPEKVTGGITDESGNFEVETPPGVFNIRVEYISYKTYQLKSQTLKASTDLGTIELGIDVEQLEDVEVVGERTTVELRLDKKVYNVGSDLTVKGGSVTDVLDNVPSITVDVEGNISLRGNESVRILINGKPSALSGLSPDALQQLPADAIEKVEVITNPSARYDAEGTAGILNIILRQSKTAGLNGSINAFGGYPDNFGGALNLNLRRERFNIFTTTTYRYRDAPGNAQFLQENFDEDGNTASFQDEFREYQRKDDGINTNIGFELFLDDEAQSSITNSFVYRRSDGDNTVDVDFFNFDALRNPTIQRNRFTNEDEFDENIQYSVNYQKRFKKDGQLLTADYQYSKGIDIENSIIEEFILGDNIQLPTEQTINDESQINQLAQFDYVHPFGKNNRSQFEIGYRGTFNTFNTDFVFGILEDGVLDSDPDFSNELIYKEYVNAAYAQLGTKINSFSILGGIRMEASDIGIELVNTNDVSEKDYIDWFPSLFFGYELSEYEQFTISYSRRLRRPRSRFINPFPSRSSNTNLFQGNPDLDPTYTNVFDLGYIKRWDKITLTTSGYYNRSTGVFQFITQETGDFVEIENPDDVANPIIVPVQVRTPINLATDTRFGGELTTTYVPKRDWRLTLNLNLFQQQLRGNFTFTNFLGEAVFQSFDADNFTWFSRLSAKIPLPGKVDFQTNTLYRGRRVDAQNVNKGILSTNLAFSKDVIKDKATLSLNVRDLFNSRKRITETTTENVFTNSEFQFRERQLTLSFLYRFNQPQNERNKREGRSNGEEDVEFEG from the coding sequence ATGAAAAAACTGCTACTGTCCTTTCTATTGCTTAACTCCATAGTACTAACAGCACAAAACAAAGGACAGGGCAATCGACCTTCTCCCATTAAAATAACCGGAAAGGTCATCGATAGGGACACAGGACAACCTTTGGAGTATGCTACTTTAGTACTCCAACGTGTTCGAAACCCTGAAAAAGTAACAGGCGGAATAACAGATGAATCTGGAAATTTTGAAGTAGAAACCCCTCCAGGGGTTTTTAATATCCGTGTGGAATACATTTCTTATAAAACGTACCAGCTTAAATCGCAAACCTTAAAAGCCTCAACTGATTTAGGTACCATTGAACTTGGCATCGATGTAGAACAACTCGAAGATGTAGAAGTTGTTGGTGAACGCACAACGGTCGAACTACGTTTGGACAAAAAAGTCTATAACGTAGGAAGTGACCTTACCGTAAAAGGTGGTTCTGTAACAGATGTGTTGGACAATGTACCATCCATAACCGTGGATGTTGAAGGGAACATTAGCTTAAGGGGCAATGAAAGTGTACGGATATTGATCAATGGAAAACCCTCTGCCCTATCTGGTCTTAGCCCAGATGCCTTACAACAATTGCCTGCTGATGCCATTGAAAAAGTAGAAGTCATCACCAACCCTTCCGCCCGTTATGATGCCGAAGGCACTGCCGGTATTCTAAACATAATTTTAAGACAGAGCAAAACTGCAGGATTAAATGGTTCCATTAATGCCTTTGGAGGTTATCCAGATAATTTTGGGGGAGCTTTGAACCTGAATCTTAGAAGAGAGCGCTTCAATATTTTCACCACTACCACCTATCGCTATCGAGATGCGCCCGGAAATGCACAGTTTCTACAAGAAAATTTTGATGAAGACGGAAACACCGCAAGTTTTCAAGATGAGTTTAGGGAGTATCAGCGTAAGGACGATGGTATTAACACCAATATTGGTTTTGAATTGTTTTTGGATGACGAGGCACAAAGTAGCATCACCAATTCATTCGTTTATAGAAGGTCGGATGGAGACAACACGGTAGATGTTGATTTCTTCAATTTTGACGCATTGCGAAATCCGACCATACAACGGAACCGATTCACGAATGAAGATGAGTTTGACGAAAACATACAGTACTCCGTAAACTATCAGAAAAGATTTAAGAAAGATGGACAATTATTGACTGCCGATTATCAATATTCCAAGGGTATCGATATTGAAAACTCAATTATTGAAGAATTTATACTCGGTGACAATATTCAGTTACCTACAGAGCAGACCATAAATGATGAAAGCCAAATCAACCAATTGGCGCAGTTTGATTATGTGCATCCCTTTGGTAAAAACAATCGATCACAATTTGAGATAGGTTACCGTGGCACATTCAATACATTTAATACCGATTTTGTTTTTGGAATTTTAGAAGATGGTGTATTGGATTCCGACCCTGATTTTAGCAACGAACTCATCTATAAGGAATATGTAAATGCCGCATATGCCCAACTGGGAACCAAAATCAATAGCTTCAGTATTTTGGGAGGTATACGTATGGAAGCTTCGGATATTGGTATTGAGCTCGTAAACACGAATGATGTTTCTGAAAAGGATTATATCGATTGGTTTCCTTCATTGTTTTTTGGTTATGAACTATCAGAATATGAACAGTTCACCATAAGCTATAGTAGAAGGTTACGACGACCCCGGTCCAGATTTATCAATCCTTTTCCGTCACGTTCCAGCAATACAAATCTTTTTCAGGGAAATCCAGACTTGGACCCTACGTACACCAATGTTTTTGATTTAGGATATATAAAGCGTTGGGATAAAATTACATTAACAACTTCTGGGTATTATAATCGTTCCACAGGAGTATTTCAATTTATTACACAAGAGACAGGCGATTTTGTTGAGATTGAAAACCCTGATGATGTGGCAAACCCTATTATAGTTCCAGTTCAAGTGAGAACTCCTATCAATCTGGCAACAGATACTCGGTTTGGTGGTGAATTGACAACCACTTATGTCCCAAAAAGAGATTGGCGTTTAACGTTGAACCTCAATTTATTTCAACAACAACTACGAGGCAACTTCACGTTTACCAACTTTCTGGGTGAAGCGGTTTTTCAGAGTTTTGATGCTGATAATTTCACATGGTTCAGCCGTTTAAGTGCTAAAATACCGCTTCCAGGAAAAGTGGACTTTCAAACCAACACACTTTATCGAGGAAGAAGGGTCGACGCACAGAATGTAAACAAGGGCATATTGAGTACTAATCTCGCCTTCAGTAAAGATGTAATTAAAGATAAAGCAACACTATCCTTAAATGTTAGAGATCTTTTTAATTCCAGAAAGCGTATTACGGAGACCACAACAGAGAACGTCTTTACAAACAGTGAGTTCCAATTTAGGGAACGGCAACTAACACTGTCTTTTCTATATAGGTTCAATCAACCACAGAATGAGCGAAACAAAAGAGAAGGTAGAAGTAATGGTGAAGAGGATGTAGAATTTGAAGGATAA
- the fumC gene encoding class II fumarate hydratase, whose protein sequence is MSFRIEKDTMGEVKVPSDKYWGAQTERSRNNFKIGTPASMPLDVVYGFAYLKKAAAYTNHELGVLSIEKRDLIAQVCDEILAGQHDGQFPLVIWQTGSGTQSNMNLNEVIANRAHEIAGKKIGEGEKTIQPNDDVNKSQSSNDTFPTGMHIAAYKKIVDVTIPGVQQLRDTLEKKSKEFQDVVKIGRTHLMDATPLTLGQEFSGYVSQLDHGLKALRNTMEHLSELALGGTAVGTGLNTPKGYDVLVAKYISQFSNLPFKTAGNKFEALAAHDAIVESHGALKLLAVSLNKIANDIRMMASGPRSGIGEIIIPANEPGSSIMPGKVNPTQCEALTMVCAQVMGNDVAISVGGTQGHYELNVFKPMMAANILQSAQLLGDACVSFDVNCAVGIEPNHEVIKTLLNNSLMLVTALNTKIGYYKAAEIANTAHKNGTTLKEEAINLGYVTAEEYDEWVKPEDMVGSLK, encoded by the coding sequence ATGAGCTTTAGAATCGAAAAAGATACGATGGGCGAGGTAAAAGTACCATCGGATAAATACTGGGGGGCACAGACCGAACGCTCTAGAAATAATTTTAAAATTGGTACGCCAGCCTCTATGCCATTGGATGTAGTTTATGGTTTTGCATATCTCAAAAAAGCTGCTGCTTACACCAATCATGAGCTTGGAGTTTTATCAATAGAAAAACGGGATTTAATTGCACAAGTTTGCGACGAAATTCTAGCAGGTCAGCATGATGGACAATTTCCATTGGTGATTTGGCAAACTGGTTCGGGAACGCAGAGCAACATGAACTTAAATGAAGTCATTGCGAACAGAGCCCACGAAATTGCAGGAAAAAAAATAGGAGAAGGTGAAAAAACCATTCAGCCAAACGATGATGTCAACAAAAGCCAATCTTCCAATGATACTTTTCCAACGGGAATGCATATTGCAGCTTATAAGAAAATCGTAGATGTAACCATACCCGGAGTTCAGCAGTTAAGGGATACTTTGGAGAAAAAATCAAAAGAGTTCCAAGATGTTGTTAAGATAGGTCGTACACACTTAATGGATGCCACTCCCCTAACCTTAGGTCAAGAATTCTCTGGTTATGTTTCACAATTGGACCATGGTTTAAAAGCCTTGAGGAATACCATGGAACACTTAAGTGAGCTGGCGTTGGGCGGTACTGCTGTTGGTACTGGTCTAAATACACCCAAAGGTTATGATGTTTTGGTTGCCAAATACATTTCTCAATTTTCAAACCTTCCTTTTAAAACGGCCGGCAATAAATTTGAAGCACTTGCCGCCCATGATGCAATCGTGGAAAGTCACGGAGCTCTAAAGCTATTGGCAGTTTCTTTAAACAAAATAGCAAATGATATTAGGATGATGGCATCTGGACCACGTTCAGGCATTGGTGAAATCATAATTCCTGCAAACGAGCCTGGCAGTTCCATTATGCCCGGAAAAGTAAATCCCACGCAATGTGAAGCTTTAACCATGGTATGTGCCCAAGTTATGGGTAACGATGTGGCTATTAGCGTAGGGGGAACACAGGGACACTACGAACTCAATGTTTTTAAACCGATGATGGCAGCAAATATTCTACAATCAGCGCAATTATTAGGTGATGCCTGCGTAAGTTTTGATGTAAACTGTGCAGTTGGTATTGAGCCAAATCACGAAGTCATCAAGACATTATTGAACAACTCATTAATGTTGGTTACCGCTTTAAATACCAAGATTGGCTATTACAAAGCTGCTGAAATTGCAAATACGGCCCATAAAAATGGTACGACCTTAAAGGAGGAAGCCATTAACCTTGGTTATGTTACTGCGGAAGAATATGACGAATGGGTAAAACCAGAAGATATGGTAGGTAGTCTAAAATAG
- a CDS encoding MBL fold metallo-hydrolase, protein MKKKYLPLMLVLVLSSMYKEIKGHEIVETTVKYESDSLKITPIEHATAVLEWKDITIYIDPVGGKEAFEGHYQPDLILITDIHGDHFSLETLQQLNTQKAKIIVPQAVADKMPQEFTPQIDVLDNGASKERYGITIEAIPMYNLREEALKFHTKGRGNGYVLTMDEQKIYFSGDTEDIPEMRALKNIDNAFVCMNLPYTMTVENAANAVLEFKPKEVYPYHYRGRPNVSDVKKFKMLINQENQHIKVIQLDWYPKDDF, encoded by the coding sequence ATGAAAAAAAAATATTTGCCCTTGATGTTGGTTTTAGTTTTATCCTCTATGTATAAGGAAATTAAGGGCCATGAAATTGTAGAAACTACTGTAAAGTATGAATCGGACTCCCTGAAAATTACCCCAATAGAACATGCAACCGCTGTATTGGAATGGAAAGATATTACCATCTACATTGACCCTGTGGGTGGTAAAGAAGCATTCGAGGGGCACTATCAACCAGATTTAATTTTGATTACGGATATACATGGTGACCATTTTAGCTTAGAAACCCTACAACAGCTGAATACCCAAAAAGCAAAGATTATAGTACCCCAAGCCGTTGCAGATAAAATGCCACAAGAATTCACTCCACAAATCGATGTTTTGGACAACGGAGCCAGTAAAGAACGGTATGGTATTACCATTGAAGCCATTCCCATGTATAATCTAAGGGAAGAAGCATTAAAATTCCATACAAAAGGAAGGGGCAATGGATATGTATTGACCATGGATGAACAAAAAATCTACTTTTCTGGGGATACGGAGGATATTCCTGAAATGCGGGCTCTAAAGAATATTGATAATGCGTTTGTATGTATGAATCTGCCCTACACCATGACCGTTGAAAATGCAGCCAATGCCGTTTTAGAATTTAAACCCAAAGAAGTATACCCTTATCATTACCGAGGGCGACCCAACGTGAGCGATGTAAAGAAATTTAAAATGTTGATAAATCAAGAAAATCAACATATAAAAGTGATTCAATTGGACTGGTATCCTAAAGATGATTTTTAG
- the ettA gene encoding energy-dependent translational throttle protein EttA → MSDDKKVIFSMSGVTKTFKTANTPVLKNIYLSFFYGAKIGILGLNGSGKSTLLKIIAGVDKNYQGDVVFSPGYSVGYLEQEPQLDDEKTVLEVVKEGVAETVAVLDEYNKINDMFGLPEVYEDADKMQKLMDKQAALQDKIDASNAWELDTKLEIAMDALRTPDSDKKIGVLSGGEKRRVALCRLLLQEPDVLLLDEPTNHLDAESVHWLEHHLAQYKGTVIAVTHDRYFLDNVAGWILELDRGEGIPWKGNYSSWLNQKSKRLAQESKQASKRQKTLERELEWVRQGAKGRQTKQKARLKNYDKLLSQDQKQLEEKLEIYIPNGPRLGTNVIESKGVSKAYGDKLLYEELNFNLPQAGIVGIIGPNGAGKTTIFRMIMGEETPDKGEFVVGDTAKLAYVDQSHSNIDPNKTIWENFSDGQELVMMGGKQVNSRAYLSRFNFSGSEQNKKVNMLSGGERNRLHLAMTLKEEGNVLLLDEPTNDLDVNTLRALEEGLENFAGCAVIISHDRWFLDRICTHILAFEGDSQVYFFEGSFSDYEENKKKRLGTDIMPKRIKYKKLIR, encoded by the coding sequence ATGTCAGACGATAAAAAAGTCATCTTTTCAATGTCTGGGGTAACCAAGACATTTAAAACGGCCAATACCCCTGTTCTAAAAAATATCTATTTAAGTTTTTTCTATGGAGCCAAAATTGGGATTTTGGGTCTGAATGGGTCAGGTAAATCTACTTTATTAAAGATTATTGCAGGTGTCGATAAGAACTATCAAGGCGATGTGGTATTCTCTCCTGGATATTCCGTAGGCTACTTAGAGCAAGAGCCACAATTGGATGACGAGAAAACCGTACTTGAGGTGGTGAAGGAAGGAGTGGCCGAGACAGTCGCCGTATTGGATGAATACAATAAAATCAACGATATGTTTGGTCTTCCAGAAGTATATGAAGATGCGGACAAGATGCAAAAGTTGATGGACAAACAAGCAGCATTACAAGATAAAATTGATGCCTCCAATGCTTGGGAACTGGATACGAAACTGGAAATTGCTATGGACGCCTTACGTACCCCTGATTCTGATAAGAAAATTGGTGTTTTGTCCGGTGGTGAAAAGCGAAGGGTCGCATTATGCAGATTATTGTTGCAAGAGCCAGATGTACTGTTGTTGGATGAGCCAACTAACCATTTGGATGCAGAATCGGTACATTGGTTGGAGCACCATTTGGCGCAATATAAAGGAACGGTTATCGCAGTAACGCACGACCGTTACTTCTTGGACAACGTTGCCGGATGGATTTTGGAATTGGACAGGGGAGAGGGCATACCATGGAAAGGAAATTATTCTAGTTGGTTAAATCAAAAATCCAAGCGCTTGGCCCAAGAGAGCAAACAAGCTTCAAAACGTCAGAAAACATTGGAACGGGAGTTGGAATGGGTTCGACAAGGTGCAAAAGGAAGACAGACCAAACAAAAGGCGCGTTTAAAAAATTACGATAAGCTACTGAGTCAGGACCAAAAGCAACTAGAAGAAAAACTAGAGATATATATTCCCAATGGCCCACGTTTGGGTACCAATGTTATAGAATCCAAAGGAGTAAGCAAAGCTTATGGGGATAAGTTATTATACGAAGAGTTGAATTTTAATCTTCCCCAGGCGGGCATTGTGGGCATAATTGGTCCCAATGGTGCCGGTAAGACCACAATCTTTAGGATGATAATGGGAGAGGAGACTCCAGATAAGGGAGAATTTGTTGTTGGAGATACCGCGAAATTGGCTTACGTAGATCAAAGCCATTCTAACATCGACCCCAATAAAACCATTTGGGAAAACTTTAGCGATGGTCAAGAATTGGTAATGATGGGTGGGAAACAGGTAAATTCTAGAGCTTACCTAAGCCGATTTAATTTTTCGGGTAGCGAGCAAAATAAAAAGGTGAACATGTTGTCGGGTGGTGAACGTAACCGACTTCACTTGGCCATGACCCTCAAAGAAGAAGGAAATGTTCTGTTGCTTGATGAACCTACTAACGACCTCGATGTAAATACGTTAAGGGCACTAGAGGAAGGATTGGAAAACTTTGCAGGTTGTGCGGTAATTATATCTCACGACAGGTGGTTCTTAGATAGAATATGCACACATATCTTGGCCTTCGAGGGTGATTCACAAGTATACTTCTTTGAAGGTTCCTTCTCAGACTATGAAGAAAACAAGAAGAAACGCCTTGGAACGGATATCATGCCCAAACGTATCAAATACAAAAAACTGATTCGTTAG
- a CDS encoding CAL67264 family membrane protein has product MVMNKNTVLAWATWIMIFVGMGMIALGAFKYDDIAGWGFAAVGIGFFAIAWVFNALKGRV; this is encoded by the coding sequence ATGGTAATGAATAAGAATACAGTGCTGGCGTGGGCAACATGGATCATGATTTTTGTTGGTATGGGAATGATAGCACTAGGTGCGTTTAAATATGACGATATAGCCGGATGGGGATTTGCAGCGGTCGGTATTGGTTTTTTTGCAATAGCCTGGGTTTTCAATGCACTTAAAGGTAGAGTATAG
- a CDS encoding Gfo/Idh/MocA family oxidoreductase, translating into MKLKWGIIGPGNIAKKFVADLLLFDDVEIGAVASRALDKAQGFAEEYGIGNAYGSYEELFKASTSNIVYIATPHNYHKELAIKAMEYGKHVLCEKPLGVSKLEVEEIIAVAKKNKVFLMEGLWSRFNPSIKKIKTLIDTGTIGELAYLHADFAFYGLNRDEKSRILNPDLASGSLLDIGIYPIFLAYLLLGKPDNIHAFSNFHTNGTELQTSMIFQYPAAQAVLYSGLTSRSKMEAEISGSKGSIYIHPRWHEANGFSLEKDGSTDDCILPMEGNGFVHEIREVHHCLKTGKLESELWTHQNSLDLSELLDNVRAITGIKFPFEA; encoded by the coding sequence ATGAAACTGAAATGGGGCATTATAGGCCCTGGAAATATTGCCAAAAAATTTGTTGCGGACCTGTTGCTTTTTGATGATGTTGAAATTGGTGCAGTAGCTTCAAGAGCTTTGGACAAAGCTCAAGGATTTGCAGAAGAGTATGGGATTGGCAACGCATACGGAAGCTATGAAGAACTTTTTAAAGCTAGTACCTCAAATATTGTTTACATAGCCACTCCACATAACTATCATAAAGAATTGGCAATAAAAGCCATGGAATATGGCAAACACGTACTTTGTGAAAAACCACTTGGAGTATCTAAATTGGAAGTTGAGGAAATCATTGCCGTAGCCAAGAAGAACAAGGTTTTTCTTATGGAGGGACTTTGGTCGCGTTTTAATCCGTCCATAAAAAAAATAAAAACTTTGATCGATACTGGTACGATAGGTGAATTGGCATACCTACATGCCGATTTTGCTTTCTATGGTCTAAACAGGGATGAAAAATCTAGAATCCTAAATCCTGATTTGGCTTCGGGCTCGTTGTTGGATATTGGAATCTACCCTATTTTTCTAGCTTATCTATTATTGGGCAAGCCCGATAACATCCATGCCTTTTCAAATTTTCATACAAACGGTACCGAATTGCAGACGTCGATGATCTTTCAATATCCCGCTGCACAAGCAGTGTTATATTCCGGACTGACAAGTCGGTCTAAAATGGAAGCTGAAATATCTGGGAGCAAAGGAAGTATATATATTCACCCTAGATGGCACGAGGCAAATGGTTTTTCCCTAGAAAAAGACGGCAGCACGGACGATTGTATACTTCCTATGGAGGGTAACGGTTTTGTTCATGAAATAAGGGAAGTACATCATTGTCTTAAAACTGGAAAATTGGAAAGCGAGCTGTGGACGCACCAAAATAGTTTGGATTTGTCAGAATTACTGGACAATGTGCGAGCCATTACTGGAATTAAGTTTCCGTTCGAGGCATAA
- a CDS encoding acyl-CoA carboxylase subunit beta encodes MDINFNKNEDHNKLKLSELRRKLTTVKLGGGKKRIEKHHAKGKMTARERINYLFDTGSKTIEIGAFAGDGMYEEHGGCPSAGVVVKIGYIKGKQCVVVANDATVKAGAWFPITGKKNLRAQEISIENKLPIIYLVDSAGVYLPMQDEIFPDKEHFGRIFRNNAIMSSMGITQISAVMGSCVAGGAYLPIMSDEALIVDKTGSIFLAGSYLVKAAIGESIDNETLGGATTHSEISGVTDYKAKDDKDALDKIKNIVSKIGDFEKAGFNRVESQLPVENENDIYGILPASRSDQYDMLEIIKRLVDNSEFEQYKEGFGKSILTGYARIDGWAVGIVANQRKVVKTKKGEMRFGGVIYSDSADKATRFIANCNQKKIPLVFLQDVTGFMVGSKSEHGGIIKDGAKMVNAVSNSVVPKFTVVIGNSYGAGNYAMCGKAYDPRLMVAWPSAELAVMSGNSAAKVLMQIEKASLEKNGKKLDAEKEKALFDEIKQRYDNQISPYYAASRLWTDAIIDPLDTRKWISMGIEAANHAPIEKQFNMGVLQV; translated from the coding sequence ATGGATATTAACTTCAATAAAAATGAAGACCACAATAAATTGAAGCTTTCCGAGCTTCGAAGAAAACTTACTACGGTTAAGCTTGGAGGAGGCAAAAAAAGAATAGAAAAGCATCACGCAAAAGGTAAAATGACCGCACGTGAGCGTATTAATTATCTTTTTGACACGGGTTCTAAAACCATAGAAATAGGGGCATTTGCAGGCGATGGAATGTATGAGGAACATGGTGGATGTCCGTCAGCTGGTGTTGTTGTCAAAATCGGATATATTAAGGGAAAACAATGTGTTGTGGTTGCCAATGATGCTACGGTAAAAGCAGGAGCTTGGTTTCCAATTACGGGAAAGAAAAATTTAAGGGCACAAGAGATTTCCATAGAAAATAAGTTGCCCATTATTTACTTAGTAGACAGCGCTGGAGTGTATTTGCCCATGCAAGATGAGATTTTCCCGGACAAGGAACATTTTGGTCGGATTTTTAGGAACAACGCCATTATGAGCAGTATGGGCATTACCCAGATATCAGCTGTCATGGGCAGTTGCGTTGCTGGCGGAGCTTACTTGCCCATTATGAGCGATGAAGCACTTATTGTAGATAAAACAGGGAGCATCTTTTTAGCTGGGAGTTATCTGGTAAAGGCCGCTATTGGTGAAAGCATTGATAATGAAACCTTGGGAGGCGCTACCACACACTCGGAGATTAGTGGTGTTACAGATTACAAGGCCAAGGACGATAAAGATGCGTTGGATAAGATAAAGAATATCGTTTCTAAAATCGGGGATTTTGAAAAAGCGGGTTTTAATAGGGTCGAAAGCCAGCTTCCCGTTGAGAATGAAAATGATATTTATGGCATTCTTCCAGCTTCCAGAAGCGACCAATACGATATGTTGGAAATTATAAAGCGCCTGGTCGATAATTCTGAATTTGAACAGTACAAAGAAGGATTTGGCAAAAGTATTTTAACAGGCTATGCACGAATCGATGGGTGGGCCGTTGGTATTGTCGCCAATCAAAGAAAAGTGGTAAAAACCAAAAAAGGCGAAATGCGTTTTGGAGGTGTGATCTATTCGGATTCAGCAGACAAAGCCACACGATTTATTGCCAATTGCAACCAAAAGAAAATTCCTTTGGTCTTTTTACAAGACGTTACAGGTTTCATGGTTGGCAGTAAAAGCGAACATGGCGGTATTATAAAGGATGGTGCCAAAATGGTGAATGCGGTAAGTAACTCCGTAGTACCAAAATTCACGGTGGTCATTGGTAACAGCTATGGCGCAGGAAATTATGCCATGTGTGGAAAAGCCTATGACCCTAGGCTTATGGTAGCTTGGCCAAGTGCAGAGCTTGCGGTAATGAGCGGAAACTCTGCCGCTAAGGTATTAATGCAGATTGAAAAGGCTTCGTTGGAAAAAAATGGGAAAAAATTAGATGCTGAAAAAGAGAAAGCATTGTTCGATGAAATCAAACAACGGTATGATAATCAGATTTCGCCGTATTATGCAGCATCGCGACTATGGACCGATGCAATAATCGACCCATTGGACACAAGAAAATGGATATCCATGGGGATTGAAGCCGCCAATCATGCACCTATTGAAAAACAATTCAATATGGGAGTTTTGCAAGTGTAG